The Ruminococcaceae bacterium BL-4 region TACAGAAAGCTTTGCAATGGTCCTATAACGCTAGTTCTGCTCAGGTATGTAATACTATGGGACCAACTACAAGCTATAATTTTCTTGTGAATCAGCTCCATTTTACCACCTTGGAGCAATCAGATAATAATATTGCTGCTATGGCAGTTGGTGGACAAACCCGCGGTGTAACAGTTAAGGAAATGACAGCTGGTTTCCAAATTTTTGGGAACAACGGGAAATATTTTAAACCTTATACTTTTTATTATGTAGAAGATCATGACGGAAATATTATCGAGGATAATCGTAATGAGTCCAGTGAACAAGTAATCAAAGGCACAACGGCTGGAATCATGAATCATATTTTGCAGTCTGTTGTAAGCGGCGGTACTGGTACAGCTGCTGCAATCAGTGGCTGGCAGGTCTTTGGTAAAACCGGTACCAGTAACATGGGCAGCGCAACACCGGATAGCTGGTTTATTGGAGGAACACCAAAAGTCGTTGCAGGTATCTGGAGTGGTTATGAACAGATGAAAGATATCAGTTGGAAGACTGAATACTGCAAGCAGATTTGGCGTGCCTTAATTTCACAGTATCTTTCCGGTCAGACGGCAGTTCCTTTTGACTTGGATCCCAACATTGTAGAACGGACGTATTGTAAGAGCAGCGGCCTTTTAGCAGGAGATTCCTGTACGGATACTGCAATCGGTTACTATGATAAAAACAATCTTCCCGCAGTTTGTAACGGCGGAAGTGATCACAAGAGGAATAGCGAAACGTCTTCTGCGGCAAGTCCTTCTTCTGCTTCCTCTTCTTCCAGTTCGTCTGGAACGTCTTCAAAAACTCAAACGAGCAGCCCTCAAAGTCCTGTCTCGCAAAGTTCGAGCTCAAGCAGTCATAAGCAGTCGTCTTCGTCTACATCACCTCATTCTTCGGAAGTACCCTCTTCATCGAAAACCCCAACTCCTTCTTCGTCGGGTTAACTTTTAGGGGCTTAATCGAGAATAAACTTATGTTTTTATGATTGAACAGACAGGTACTTCTTATAGTATCTGCCTGTTCTTTTTCTTCGTCTTAAATCAATTGAATTAGTTGAAAGTTGTAGAAAAACATGATAAACTATAAAAGTTAAGTCTAATTTTTAGCCTTTAATGATCATGCATGTTGAGGGGGGCTTTGCGAATGATAGAAATAGCAGTTCTTGGGTATGGGGTTGTTGGTTCCGGTGTTGTGGAAGTTTTAACAACACACGCTGATAGCATTGCGCATCGCGCAAAAGAAAAAATTAATGTTAAATATATCCTAGTTAGAAGAGATCATGCGGAAAGTTCTCTTCAGGGAGAATTTACGAAATCTTTTGATGAAATTGTTGACGATCCGGACATTAAAATTGTTGTAGAAGCGATGGGTGGGTTAAACCCAGCGTATGAGTATGTGCGCCGTTCTTTAGAAGCAGGGAAAAGCGTTGTTACTTCCAATAAAGAATTGGTTGCTTCAAAAGGAGCTGAACTGCTCAAGATTGCTCAAGAAAAGAACTTGAATTTTCTCTTTGAAGCAAGTGTCGGAGGCGGGATTCCAATTCTAAGGCCTATCAGTCAATGCCTAGCTGCAAATGATGTGGTTGGAATCTGCGGCATTTTAAATGGAACGACCAATTTTATTTTGACGAAGATGTTTCATGATAATATGTCTTTTGAAGATGCGTTGAAGCTGGCACAAAAGCTCGGCTATGCGGAACGTGATCCTTCTGCGGATATTGAAGGAATGGATGCCTGCCGTAAAATTTGTATTCTTGCTTCTTTGACTTATGGACATCATGTTTATCCGGAACAGGTTCACACAGAAGGAATCACTGAGATTCGTAAGATTGACGTGGAATATGCGGATTCTTGGCATGGAGTTATCAAACTGATTGGTGAAGTCAAAAAAGAAGAGAATGGACGTCTGCAAATCATTGTATGTCCAATGTTTATTCCTTCTGATAGCCAGATTGCTACGGTTGATAATGTTTTTAATGCAATTATGGTGCGGGGCGATGCAACTGGAGATGTTTTATTCTATGGAAAAGGTGCCGGAAAGTTACCAACCGCGAGTGCAGTGGTAGCAGATGTTATTGATTGTGTAAAGCATTTAAAAGCCAGAAAATATTTGTTTTGGGATGCTGGTTCTCCAGATTATATCGATGACTATACAAAGGATACCCGCGCATTTTATGTTTGTGCAAAATATAAGGAAGATGCGGAAAAGGGACTTGCCATGGCAAGAAAAGAATTTTCAACATTGGAACATTTGAAAAGAAAGAATGCACCACTAGGGGAATTTGCATTTGTTACGGATACTATGCAGGAGTGTGAATTCCGCAAAAAATGTATTGTGCTTAAAAAAGCAGGAATAGAAATTCAAAATACGATTCGAGTGGGCGATATGTGATGAATGCATAGTATAAGAGATAGGATGTGCGGTAAAATGATCAGAATCCAGATACCGGCTACCAGTGCCAATCTCGGCTCTGGGTTTGATGCCTTGGGAATCGCTCTGAATTTATATAATCAGGTATGGATGGAAGAATCGGATTCTGTCGATATTTCCTGTAAAGACGATGTCGATGTACCGAAAGATGAAACTAATCTGATTTTTTGGGCAGCAAAACAGCTTTATGAAGAGTGTGGGCATAAACTGCCGGGATTAAAAATTGTTCAACTAAATAATATTCCAATGGCGCGCGGACTTGGTAGCAGTTCAGCTTGTATCGTGGCAGGATTAGCAGGAGCAAACA contains the following coding sequences:
- a CDS encoding Homoserine dehydrogenase is translated as MIEIAVLGYGVVGSGVVEVLTTHADSIAHRAKEKINVKYILVRRDHAESSLQGEFTKSFDEIVDDPDIKIVVEAMGGLNPAYEYVRRSLEAGKSVVTSNKELVASKGAELLKIAQEKNLNFLFEASVGGGIPILRPISQCLAANDVVGICGILNGTTNFILTKMFHDNMSFEDALKLAQKLGYAERDPSADIEGMDACRKICILASLTYGHHVYPEQVHTEGITEIRKIDVEYADSWHGVIKLIGEVKKEENGRLQIIVCPMFIPSDSQIATVDNVFNAIMVRGDATGDVLFYGKGAGKLPTASAVVADVIDCVKHLKARKYLFWDAGSPDYIDDYTKDTRAFYVCAKYKEDAEKGLAMARKEFSTLEHLKRKNAPLGEFAFVTDTMQECEFRKKCIVLKKAGIEIQNTIRVGDM